From a region of the Fischerella sp. JS2 genome:
- a CDS encoding 4-Cys prefix domain-containing protein encodes MTCCLNLACHNPPNPDITKFCSSCRTGLVVLRTVIAP; translated from the coding sequence ATGACCTGCTGCCTTAATCTAGCTTGCCACAACCCGCCAAATCCTGATATTACAAAGTTTTGCTCTAGCTGCCGGACAGGACTAGTAGTGCTGAGAACCGTTATCGCCCCATAA
- the ftsH gene encoding ATP-dependent zinc metalloprotease FtsH: MPVETETQRSQKNPKPRQFGNSLIIFVTALLLLNFLLLPALRPRLPEVPYSTFIEQVENGQVARAIVSPNRIQYMLKSKPGAQKQAPIILETTPVALDLDLPKILREHNVEFAAPPPNNTGWIGTILSWVVPPLIFFGIWAWLFSRAQGAGPAALTVGKSKARIYSEGVTGVKFDDVAGVDEAKAELQEIVDFLKHADRYIRLGAKIPKGVLLVGPPGTGKTLLAKAVAGEAGVPFFSISGSEFIELFVGVGAARVRDLFEQAKQQAPCIVFIDELDALGKSRGGNGPFIGGNDEREQTLNQLLTEMDGFDANTGVIILAATNRPEILDPALRRPGRFDRQVVVDRPDKIGREAILKVHARNVKLAEDVDLEKIAIRTPGFAGADLANLVNEAALLAARQNRNAVTMADFNEAIERVVAGLEKKSRVLNEIEKKTVAYHEVGHAIVGALMPGAGKVEKISIVPRGVGALGYTVQLPEEDRFLMIESELRGRIATLLGGRSAEELVFGEVSTGASDDIQKATDLAERAVTLYGMSNELGPIAFEKVQQQFLEGYSNPRRSVSPKVAEEIDRQVKKIIDGAHQMALQILQHNQDLLEETAQTLLQKEILEGEELRSRLDQAHSPSNLHHWLRTGKLPEAQPPLQTSWSEMEQLDENLDSKLPLK, encoded by the coding sequence ATGCCTGTTGAAACTGAGACTCAACGTTCGCAAAAGAATCCAAAACCAAGACAGTTTGGCAACAGCCTGATCATTTTCGTGACTGCACTGTTGCTATTGAATTTCCTTCTCTTACCAGCGTTGCGCCCCCGTCTGCCAGAGGTTCCCTACAGCACTTTCATTGAACAAGTGGAGAATGGGCAGGTGGCGCGAGCGATCGTCAGTCCTAACCGGATTCAGTATATGCTGAAATCCAAACCAGGCGCACAAAAGCAGGCTCCGATTATCTTAGAAACTACACCTGTTGCCCTGGATCTCGACTTACCCAAGATTTTGCGGGAACACAATGTGGAATTTGCTGCTCCACCACCAAACAATACGGGCTGGATTGGAACGATACTCAGTTGGGTAGTGCCGCCGCTAATTTTCTTTGGTATTTGGGCTTGGTTGTTCAGCCGCGCTCAAGGGGCGGGGCCTGCTGCCCTCACTGTGGGTAAGAGCAAAGCGCGAATTTATTCAGAAGGCGTTACAGGCGTGAAGTTTGATGATGTTGCGGGGGTGGATGAAGCTAAAGCAGAACTTCAAGAAATTGTAGACTTTCTCAAGCACGCTGATCGCTATATTCGTTTAGGAGCTAAGATTCCCAAAGGTGTTTTACTGGTGGGACCGCCTGGCACAGGAAAAACCCTCCTCGCCAAAGCGGTTGCGGGAGAAGCAGGCGTTCCATTCTTCAGTATTTCTGGTTCAGAGTTCATTGAACTTTTTGTTGGGGTTGGTGCAGCACGGGTGCGTGATTTGTTCGAGCAAGCCAAGCAACAAGCGCCCTGCATTGTGTTTATTGATGAACTAGATGCTCTGGGTAAATCTCGCGGTGGCAATGGCCCGTTTATTGGTGGCAATGACGAACGCGAGCAGACCCTCAACCAATTATTAACTGAAATGGATGGGTTTGATGCCAATACGGGCGTAATTATCTTAGCTGCGACGAACCGTCCGGAGATCCTAGATCCGGCTCTACGGCGTCCTGGTCGGTTTGACCGACAAGTTGTGGTTGATCGCCCCGATAAAATCGGGCGAGAAGCCATTCTGAAAGTTCATGCCCGCAATGTCAAATTAGCAGAGGACGTTGATCTGGAGAAAATCGCGATCCGCACCCCCGGATTTGCTGGTGCAGACCTGGCAAATTTGGTCAACGAGGCGGCACTGCTGGCTGCGCGTCAAAATCGCAACGCTGTAACAATGGCAGATTTCAATGAAGCGATTGAACGCGTAGTGGCTGGTTTAGAGAAAAAATCTCGTGTTTTAAATGAAATTGAGAAGAAGACCGTTGCCTATCACGAAGTCGGACATGCGATTGTCGGTGCATTAATGCCTGGTGCTGGTAAAGTGGAAAAAATCTCGATCGTACCTCGTGGTGTCGGTGCATTGGGCTATACAGTTCAGTTGCCAGAGGAAGACCGCTTTTTAATGATTGAAAGTGAACTTCGCGGTCGCATTGCTACCCTGTTGGGTGGACGTTCAGCGGAGGAACTGGTCTTTGGTGAGGTGTCTACTGGAGCCAGCGATGATATTCAAAAGGCAACAGATCTGGCAGAACGTGCCGTTACCCTTTATGGCATGAGCAATGAACTGGGTCCAATCGCTTTTGAGAAAGTCCAGCAACAGTTTTTAGAAGGTTACAGCAATCCCCGTCGTTCCGTGAGTCCCAAGGTAGCGGAGGAGATTGATCGTCAGGTGAAGAAGATCATCGACGGCGCTCACCAGATGGCCTTGCAGATTCTGCAACACAATCAAGACTTGTTGGAAGAAACAGCACAAACCCTGTTGCAGAAAGAGATTTTGGAAGGTGAGGAGTTGCGATCGCGCCTCGATCAAGCACACTCACCTTCAAACCTGCACCACTGGTTACGAACGGGTAAGCTTCCAGAAGCACAGCCTCCACTTCAGACATCCTGGAGTGAAATGGAACAACTTGATGAAAACCTAGACAGTAAATTACCTCTTAAGTAG
- the pgr5 gene encoding cyclic electron transport protein PGR5 → MFAVFVVLTRNYLGQAKFNQVRGKLIVLHTQAITYFCDRFGIDRMTRQNLIRLAHANGKRLGLLS, encoded by the coding sequence ATGTTTGCAGTATTTGTTGTTTTAACTCGTAATTATCTTGGTCAGGCAAAATTCAATCAAGTACGTGGAAAATTAATTGTATTACACACTCAGGCGATTACTTACTTTTGCGATCGCTTTGGAATTGACCGTATGACTCGCCAAAATCTCATCCGTTTGGCTCATGCTAATGGCAAGCGATTGGGTTTACTTTCTTAG
- a CDS encoding Hsp20/alpha crystallin family protein, with protein MRIMRWQPFERMESLRRQLDQIFDEFTGTSTEREAAWYPAIELIDTSDNLVLRVQLPGIDRNHLNIQATRDAVLIEGEYPYPQQSENSQWFRSEFAYGKFRRLIALPVAIEPDRVHAEFQDGILTLTLLKTEQERRRVVKVNLGELSGSTSTATLEAASETVPNGNNHGS; from the coding sequence ATGAGAATAATGCGTTGGCAACCTTTTGAGCGAATGGAATCGTTACGTCGTCAGCTTGATCAAATTTTTGACGAGTTTACGGGTACATCTACAGAGCGTGAAGCTGCTTGGTATCCTGCCATTGAGTTAATCGATACCTCTGATAATCTGGTGTTGCGTGTTCAACTTCCTGGTATTGATCGCAACCACCTTAATATTCAAGCGACGCGAGATGCTGTACTGATTGAGGGCGAGTATCCTTATCCACAGCAATCTGAAAACAGTCAGTGGTTCCGCTCGGAGTTTGCCTATGGTAAATTCCGTCGGCTGATCGCCTTACCTGTTGCGATCGAACCTGATCGCGTACACGCCGAGTTTCAGGATGGTATTTTGACCCTCACTCTACTTAAAACTGAACAAGAACGTCGTCGGGTTGTGAAGGTGAACTTAGGCGAGTTGTCAGGTTCAACCTCCACTGCCACCCTAGAAGCCGCTAGCGAAACTGTACCAAACGGAAACAATCACGGCAGTTAA
- the nuoB gene encoding NADH-quinone oxidoreductase subunit NuoB: protein MTDTIINPIERPQVTQQLSENVILTTVDDLYNWAKMSSLYPMMFGTACCFMEFMAAYASRFDMERYGMIPRATPRQADLLITAGTITMKYAPNLVRLYEQMAEPKYVIAMGACTITGGMFSADSPSAVRGVDKLIPVDVYIPGCPPRPEAVIDAIIKLRKKIADESIQERQITQQTHRYYSISHQMKVVSPILDGQYLRSPERQTILSEIAEVTGLPLPLTLPEATANKL, encoded by the coding sequence ATGACTGACACTATTATTAATCCTATTGAGCGTCCTCAAGTGACGCAACAACTTTCAGAAAATGTCATTCTCACAACCGTAGATGATCTTTACAACTGGGCAAAAATGTCCAGTCTGTATCCCATGATGTTTGGTACAGCTTGCTGCTTCATGGAATTCATGGCTGCTTATGCTTCTCGCTTTGATATGGAGAGATATGGCATGATTCCCCGTGCAACTCCCCGACAGGCAGACCTGTTAATTACCGCAGGTACAATTACTATGAAGTATGCTCCAAACTTAGTACGACTCTACGAGCAAATGGCAGAACCAAAATATGTGATTGCTATGGGAGCTTGTACAATTACAGGAGGTATGTTTAGTGCAGATTCTCCCAGTGCAGTTCGCGGTGTAGATAAATTAATTCCAGTTGATGTTTATATACCAGGATGTCCGCCTAGACCAGAAGCAGTCATAGATGCAATTATTAAATTGCGGAAGAAAATCGCTGACGAAAGCATTCAAGAACGGCAGATTACCCAACAAACTCACCGCTACTACAGCATTTCCCACCAAATGAAAGTAGTATCTCCTATCCTGGATGGACAATATCTCAGAAGTCCAGAACGACAAACTATACTCAGTGAAATTGCTGAAGTAACAGGCTTGCCATTGCCTTTGACACTACCAGAAGCTACAGCTAATAAGTTATGA
- a CDS encoding HNH endonuclease, with protein MPRSYISLELRRLVAGRADCLCEYCLIPETNGVSFQVDHIISVKHGGSTTTDNLCYACIYCNLQKGTDLGSINWQTGELVRFFNPRRDFWGEHFRLDEAVIQPLTDRYCRGDSTHLGF; from the coding sequence ATGCCCCGATCTTACATTAGTTTAGAATTACGGCGTTTAGTTGCCGGTCGCGCTGATTGCTTGTGTGAATATTGCCTAATTCCAGAAACAAACGGCGTTAGTTTTCAAGTTGACCATATTATCAGTGTCAAACATGGGGGTTCCACGACAACCGATAATCTTTGTTACGCCTGCATTTACTGCAATCTGCAAAAAGGGACAGATTTAGGCTCAATTAATTGGCAAACTGGAGAACTAGTGCGGTTTTTCAATCCACGTCGAGACTTTTGGGGTGAGCATTTTCGATTAGATGAAGCTGTGATTCAACCACTTACAGATAGATATTGCAGAGGTGACAGCACGCATCTTGGATTTTAA
- a CDS encoding TIGR00725 family protein: protein MRKKIVGVMGPGEKATEADVQNAYRLGELIAQQGWILLTGGRKSGVMDAVNRGAKSANGLTIGILPSEQQKDISEAVDIAIFTDMGNARNNINVLSSDVVIACGMGAGTASEVALALKANKQIILLNDDAESKIFFKKLSPVNIHVVESVNEAIAILQKILM, encoded by the coding sequence ATGAGGAAAAAAATTGTTGGAGTAATGGGGCCTGGAGAAAAAGCAACAGAAGCCGATGTCCAAAATGCTTATAGATTGGGGGAATTAATCGCTCAACAAGGATGGATCTTACTGACAGGCGGTAGAAAATCTGGAGTAATGGATGCAGTAAATAGGGGTGCAAAGTCTGCCAATGGCTTAACAATTGGTATCTTACCTAGTGAGCAGCAAAAAGATATTTCTGAAGCGGTAGATATTGCTATTTTTACCGATATGGGCAATGCTCGCAATAATATTAACGTTCTTTCCTCTGATGTAGTGATTGCCTGTGGAATGGGTGCGGGAACAGCTTCCGAAGTGGCGCTAGCTTTGAAAGCAAATAAGCAAATAATTCTATTGAATGACGATGCAGAAAGCAAAATTTTTTTCAAAAAACTATCGCCAGTCAATATTCATGTGGTTGAGAGCGTAAATGAGGCGATCGCAATTCTACAGAAAATATTAATGTAG
- a CDS encoding protein kinase domain-containing protein, translating to MFNEQKVKELLLDLLDILKTVHQQKVIQRDIKPENIIRHSDGKLVLIDFGASKQLTATVMTNPGTAIGSFGYAPPEQMQGGEAYPASDLYSLGTTCFHLLSGIHPWQLWQRQGYGWVASWRQHLQQPVSHELWQMLDKLLHEEHQQRYQSATEVLQDLNPPPPLIPPTQPVIPAPASLPVTVPSQPPISTPVAWPQRLLAGVAITLGGLVSTQFISYVRYGLFPTNPISVIASKDSDVFLKRTLTGHSGSVISVAISPDGKTLASGSNDKTIKLWNLATGEQIRTLTGHSSWVISVAISPDGKTLANGSSDNTIKLWNLAAGEQIHTFTEQQSNRNSLTRTGFVAVAFSPDGKTLASGSYDWSSIELDDEKYLASGSTDRTIKLWNVATGKQIRTLTGHSDSVYSVAISPDGKTLASSSIDKTIKIWRLK from the coding sequence ATGTTCAACGAGCAGAAAGTCAAAGAATTATTGCTCGATTTGTTAGATATTCTGAAGACGGTTCATCAACAGAAAGTCATTCAACGCGATATCAAGCCAGAAAATATCATTCGTCACAGTGATGGGAAATTAGTACTCATTGACTTTGGTGCATCCAAGCAACTGACAGCCACAGTGATGACTAACCCAGGAACTGCGATCGGTTCCTTTGGTTATGCGCCACCCGAACAAATGCAGGGAGGTGAAGCTTACCCAGCTAGCGATCTATATAGTCTCGGTACAACTTGCTTTCACCTGTTGAGTGGAATTCACCCTTGGCAACTTTGGCAACGACAAGGTTATGGTTGGGTTGCGAGTTGGCGACAACATTTACAGCAACCAGTCAGTCATGAATTATGGCAAATGCTCGATAAATTGTTGCATGAAGAACACCAGCAGCGTTATCAATCAGCAACAGAAGTTTTACAAGATTTAAATCCGCCGCCACCTTTAATACCCCCAACTCAGCCAGTAATTCCAGCGCCAGCTTCACTACCTGTTACAGTACCTTCTCAACCTCCAATATCAACGCCAGTAGCATGGCCACAAAGATTACTCGCAGGTGTGGCTATTACTTTGGGGGGATTAGTGTCAACCCAATTCATTAGTTATGTTCGCTATGGCTTATTTCCAACTAATCCCATATCTGTAATTGCTAGCAAAGATAGCGATGTTTTCTTAAAAAGAACCCTTACTGGGCATTCTGGCTCAGTTATTTCCGTTGCTATCAGCCCAGATGGAAAAACCCTTGCCAGTGGTAGTAATGACAAAACCATCAAACTGTGGAATCTGGCAACAGGAGAGCAAATCCGCACCCTCACTGGGCATTCTAGTTGGGTTATTTCCGTTGCTATCAGCCCAGATGGCAAAACCCTTGCCAATGGTAGTTCTGACAACACCATCAAACTGTGGAATCTGGCAGCAGGAGAGCAAATCCACACCTTCACTGAGCAGCAGTCTAACAGAAATAGTTTGACCAGGACTGGTTTCGTCGCCGTCGCCTTTAGCCCAGATGGCAAAACCCTTGCCAGTGGTAGTTATGACTGGTCATCAATAGAACTTGACGACGAAAAATACCTTGCCAGTGGTAGTACTGACAGAACCATCAAACTGTGGAATGTGGCAACCGGAAAGCAAATCCGCACTCTGACTGGGCATTCTGACTCGGTTTATTCCGTCGCTATCAGCCCAGATGGCAAAACTCTTGCCAGTAGTAGTATTGACAAAACCATCAAAATTTGGCGGCTAAAGTAG
- a CDS encoding zinc-dependent metalloprotease, protein MNKWITKLTVYILLFYYLLLGTNYAFANQATNTYVAQSNNLPGIEQLATAEYSFKENRKEDFWRYREAIKGTDKLEGLFTIYRDQEDDKIYLELKPEQLNKNYLCTVTLESGIGESGIYSGLPLQDFLFYFRRVNNNLHFVVRNVKFRTEQDEPELRSLARSFSDSVLYALEISSIDPYSKNILINLNNLLMQDFPGLTSLLKYYLRADYRLEENRSYFGDIDSFPFNLEIESIYSFSSPEGAYLVTLPDSRALTLKVHYSFSQLPENNGYIPRLADDRVGYFITAFQDFSKNNGKEPFVRYINRWHLEPSNPNAPLSPPKKPIIFWIENAVPLEYRDAIHEGILMWNQAFAKAGFQNAIEVRQMPDDADWHPADVRYNTIRWFNSLDAGFARGPARVNPVTGEILDADIIVDANMVRSIQQEYRALMESSVNRQGSIIKSHEIKITNQEYQNSKINPFTKCIDNNLSQTLNTGLLISQQDSDFCYGAEFSNQVAMGALALSLLQNATPSSDEMKEYVHQYIRSLIAHEVGHTLGLRHNFHGSTMLAPQELNNTEITHTKGLVGSVMDYLPVNIAPQGTQQGDYFPTVIGPYDEWAIEYGYKHHPDLPAEAVIPEAEKDFLEQIALASPQPELSYATDEDIWDINPLANVWDMSSDVLVYSQWQMDNARAMWQRLDQHYPLRGESYSNLRVLFNSILKYYFRNASLLTQYIGGQSFGRHHADENLRPSFVPVSVEQQRQVLAKLQEYVFAEDAFNFPPQLLNQLAPSRWQHWGNFIPVSRLDYPIHERIQHFQALILRSLLDSDRLNRLRDIEFKTTPGQALSMPELFNTLQKNIWTEIVDTRKPKLISSLRRSLQREHLNILLDMVLRTTDVPEDGRTLAWFELRQLRQVIDDSLKYQNENLDIYTLAHLEETSDRITKALNARLLSR, encoded by the coding sequence ATGAACAAGTGGATCACAAAGCTAACAGTATATATATTATTATTTTATTACTTGTTACTTGGAACTAATTATGCTTTTGCCAACCAAGCTACAAATACTTATGTAGCGCAGTCTAATAATCTACCAGGAATTGAACAATTAGCAACTGCTGAATATAGTTTTAAAGAGAATAGAAAAGAAGATTTTTGGCGATATCGTGAGGCGATAAAAGGAACAGACAAATTAGAGGGACTTTTTACAATTTATCGCGATCAAGAAGATGACAAAATTTACTTGGAACTGAAACCAGAACAACTCAATAAAAATTATCTTTGTACAGTAACATTGGAATCTGGCATTGGAGAAAGCGGGATTTATAGTGGACTACCTCTGCAAGATTTTCTCTTTTACTTTCGACGAGTGAATAATAACTTGCATTTTGTTGTTCGTAATGTCAAGTTTCGTACAGAACAAGATGAACCAGAATTGCGATCGCTTGCTCGTTCATTTAGTGACTCAGTTCTTTATGCCCTCGAAATTAGCAGTATCGACCCATATAGTAAAAACATTCTTATTAATCTTAATAACCTGCTGATGCAGGATTTCCCAGGATTAACTTCTTTATTGAAATATTATTTGCGGGCTGATTATCGCCTGGAAGAAAATAGGTCATATTTTGGTGATATTGACAGCTTTCCTTTCAACTTAGAGATTGAATCTATTTACAGCTTTTCATCACCAGAGGGAGCATATTTAGTCACCTTACCAGATAGCAGAGCCTTGACTTTGAAAGTACACTATAGTTTTTCTCAGCTACCTGAAAACAATGGTTATATTCCTAGACTTGCTGATGACAGAGTCGGATATTTTATTACTGCCTTCCAAGATTTTTCTAAAAATAATGGCAAAGAGCCATTTGTACGTTACATTAATCGCTGGCATCTTGAACCATCGAACCCCAATGCACCTTTATCTCCACCAAAAAAACCAATAATATTTTGGATTGAAAATGCTGTACCACTGGAGTATCGCGACGCCATTCATGAAGGCATCTTGATGTGGAATCAAGCATTTGCCAAAGCAGGATTCCAAAATGCCATTGAAGTCCGACAAATGCCAGATGATGCTGATTGGCATCCAGCAGATGTGCGTTACAACACGATTCGCTGGTTCAATTCTTTAGATGCAGGTTTTGCTAGAGGCCCAGCCCGCGTTAATCCCGTAACTGGAGAAATATTGGATGCAGATATCATTGTTGACGCCAACATGGTGCGATCAATTCAGCAAGAATACCGCGCTTTGATGGAGTCAAGTGTCAATCGTCAAGGGTCAATTATCAAGAGTCACGAGATCAAAATTACAAATCAGGAATATCAAAACAGCAAGATAAATCCATTTACTAAATGCATTGATAATAATTTATCCCAGACTCTAAACACTGGATTATTGATTTCTCAACAAGATTCTGACTTCTGCTATGGTGCGGAATTTTCCAATCAAGTAGCGATGGGGGCGCTGGCGCTGTCACTGTTGCAAAATGCTACACCAAGTAGTGATGAGATGAAAGAATATGTGCATCAATATATACGTTCCCTCATTGCTCACGAAGTCGGACATACACTAGGTTTGCGCCACAATTTTCACGGTAGCACGATGTTAGCGCCCCAGGAATTAAACAACACTGAAATTACTCACACCAAGGGTTTAGTAGGTTCAGTGATGGATTATTTACCTGTAAATATAGCACCTCAGGGAACACAGCAAGGCGACTATTTTCCTACAGTTATTGGTCCTTACGACGAATGGGCAATTGAGTACGGTTACAAACATCACCCAGACTTACCAGCAGAAGCAGTAATTCCCGAAGCTGAAAAAGATTTTTTAGAGCAGATTGCTTTGGCTTCTCCTCAACCAGAATTATCTTACGCTACTGATGAAGATATCTGGGATATCAATCCTCTGGCAAATGTCTGGGATATGAGTAGTGACGTGCTTGTTTATTCCCAATGGCAAATGGATAATGCCCGTGCTATGTGGCAACGTCTTGACCAGCATTACCCGTTGAGAGGAGAAAGTTATAGTAACTTGCGGGTGTTGTTTAACAGCATTCTCAAATATTATTTTCGTAACGCTTCTTTGTTGACTCAATACATAGGTGGGCAATCATTTGGGCGTCACCATGCTGATGAAAATCTGCGTCCTAGCTTTGTACCAGTTTCTGTAGAACAACAACGTCAGGTATTAGCAAAGTTGCAAGAATATGTATTTGCTGAGGATGCTTTCAATTTCCCACCGCAATTGTTGAATCAGCTAGCACCTTCGCGTTGGCAACATTGGGGTAACTTTATACCTGTATCCCGCCTTGATTATCCAATTCACGAACGTATTCAACATTTCCAAGCTTTAATACTAAGATCACTCCTAGATAGCGATCGCCTCAATCGTCTCCGGGATATAGAATTTAAAACAACACCTGGACAAGCACTTTCCATGCCAGAATTATTCAATACTCTACAAAAAAACATTTGGACAGAAATTGTAGACACCAGGAAACCAAAATTAATTTCTAGCCTGCGTCGTTCTTTGCAACGAGAACACCTAAACATTTTGCTCGATATGGTATTGCGTACCACAGATGTACCAGAAGATGGACGCACACTAGCTTGGTTTGAATTGCGCCAACTACGCCAAGTCATTGATGATAGTCTGAAATATCAAAATGAAAACCTTGATATTTACACACTAGCTCATCTTGAAGAAACAAGCGATCGCATCACCAAAGCCTTAAACGCCCGATTGCTTTCAAGATAA
- a CDS encoding carboxymuconolactone decarboxylase family protein codes for MEFTIHTLETVPAASRAALCHVKETFGFIPNLEGICAEAPALLQGGMALWDLFSTTSFSPVEQQIVYLAANYENECHYCMAAHSGLAKMIGMSTKDIDAMRNGELLQDPKLQALRHFTQLLVQARGWVTDEEIETFMNAGYTKQQVLEVILGIAVKVIHNYTNHIAQTPLDKEFKPYAW; via the coding sequence ATGGAATTCACTATTCATACTCTAGAAACAGTACCCGCAGCATCTCGAGCAGCTCTGTGCCATGTCAAGGAAACATTTGGTTTCATTCCCAATCTAGAGGGTATCTGTGCCGAAGCGCCTGCACTTTTGCAGGGTGGTATGGCTCTGTGGGATCTTTTCAGCACAACTAGCTTTAGTCCAGTGGAACAGCAGATAGTCTACTTGGCAGCCAATTATGAAAACGAGTGTCACTACTGCATGGCAGCACACTCAGGCTTGGCGAAAATGATTGGTATGTCCACCAAAGATATAGATGCGATGCGAAATGGTGAACTCCTGCAAGATCCAAAACTACAGGCACTTCGTCACTTTACTCAGCTCTTGGTGCAAGCTCGTGGTTGGGTAACTGACGAAGAAATCGAGACATTTATGAATGCTGGTTACACAAAGCAACAAGTTCTAGAGGTAATTTTAGGTATTGCTGTGAAAGTTATCCATAACTACACTAATCACATTGCTCAAACGCCGCTGGATAAAGAGTTTAAGCCCTACGCTTGGTAA
- a CDS encoding IS1 family transposase (programmed frameshift) translates to MECPRCGSCHNRKNGKKRGKQNHICCDCGRQFIDVYKPPRGYSDEIKQECLKMYVNGMGFRGIERVKNVHHTTIIHWVKRVGTQLADTPNSKEIPQVGELDELETFIGSKKNKIWLWTAVNHFTQGILAWVLGDRSSTTFQQLWNIVQCWQSYFYVTDGYPVYPCFVPDGDQIVSKTYMTRVENENTRLRHYLARLHRKTLCYSKTEEMLRYSVRLLLHYLKYRSVPLPA, encoded by the exons ATGGAATGTCCACGCTGTGGATCTTGTCATAACCGTAAGAATGGAAAGAAAAGAGGTAAACAGAATCACATTTGCTGTGATTGTGGTCGTCAATTCATTGATGTCTATAAACCACCCAGGGGCTACTCGGATGAAATCAAACAAGAATGCCTAAAAATGTACGTCAATGGTATGGGATTTCGTGGAATTGAAAGGGTGAAAAACGTTCATCATACTACCATTATTCATTGGGTTAAACGAGTGGGTACACAATTGGCGGATACACCAAATTCAAAGGAAATTCCGCAGGTGGGAGAACTAGATGAATTAGAAACATTTATTGGTTCAAAAAA AAATAAAATCTGGTTGTGGACGGCGGTAAATCACTTTACTCAAGGTATTCTTGCTTGGGTTTTAGGTGATCGTAGTTCGACTACTTTCCAACAGTTATGGAACATTGTCCAGTGTTGGCAGAGTTATTTTTACGTCACAGATGGATACCCTGTTTACCCTTGTTTTGTTCCTGATGGTGACCAAATTGTGAGTAAGACCTACATGACACGAGTCGAAAATGAAAACACAAGGCTTAGACATTATTTGGCTCGTCTTCATCGTAAAACTTTATGTTATTCCAAAACCGAGGAAATGCTGAGATACTCTGTTCGATTGTTATTGCACTACCTCAAATATCGTTCTGTTCCCTTACCTGCCTAA
- a CDS encoding TetR/AcrR family transcriptional regulator: protein MAQETNQIYNRILETASELFYQKGIQHVGINEVIAASDVAKRTFYKYFPSKDQLILEVMRDREKQWLQWFQKSVEERGNTAKEKLLATFDVLGEWYAQPDFRGCPFINAVLEIADANHPVHKVSVSLREAIRTHIVKLAIEAEIRNPEAFSQQYLLLIGGASLMATIEGTSAGAKYARQALSILIDGS, encoded by the coding sequence ATGGCACAAGAGACTAACCAAATTTACAATCGCATTCTGGAAACCGCTTCCGAGCTTTTCTACCAAAAAGGGATTCAGCACGTTGGAATTAACGAGGTGATAGCTGCTTCAGACGTTGCCAAACGGACTTTCTATAAGTATTTTCCTTCAAAAGACCAACTCATTTTGGAGGTGATGCGCGATCGCGAAAAGCAGTGGTTGCAGTGGTTTCAAAAATCTGTTGAAGAGCGAGGAAACACAGCTAAAGAAAAACTACTCGCAACTTTTGATGTGCTGGGGGAGTGGTATGCTCAACCAGATTTTCGCGGGTGTCCCTTTATTAATGCAGTCCTAGAAATTGCCGATGCAAATCATCCAGTTCATAAAGTTTCTGTCTCTTTACGTGAAGCGATCCGCACTCATATTGTCAAACTAGCAATAGAAGCAGAAATTCGCAATCCAGAAGCATTCTCTCAACAGTACTTGCTGTTAATTGGTGGTGCTAGTTTAATGGCAACGATTGAAGGAACTTCAGCAGGAGCAAAATATGCTCGTCAAGCTTTATCTATTCTCATTGATGGAAGTTAA